In Peromyscus leucopus breed LL Stock chromosome 16_21, UCI_PerLeu_2.1, whole genome shotgun sequence, a single genomic region encodes these proteins:
- the Gnl1 gene encoding guanine nucleotide-binding protein-like 1: MPRKKPFSVKQKKKQLQDKRERKRGLQDGLRSSSNSRSGSRERREEQTDTSDGESVTHHIRRLNQQPSQGLGPRGYDPNRYRLHFERDSREEVERRKRAAREQVLQPVSAEMLELDIREVYQPGSVLDFPRRPPWNYEMSKEQLMSQEERSFQEYLGKIHGAYASEKLSYFEHNLETWRQLWRVLEMSDIVLLITDIRHPVVNFPPALYEYVTGELGLALILVLNKVDLAPPSLVVAWKHYFHQHYPQLHIVLFTSFPRDTRTPQEPVLKKNRRRGRGWTRALGPEQLLRACEAITVGKVDLSSWREKIARDVAGASWGNGSGEEEEEEDGPAVLVEQQTDSAMEPTGPSRERYKDGVVTIGCVGFPNVGKSSLINGLVGRKVVSVSRTPGHTRYFQTYFLTPSVKLCDCPGLIFPSLLPRQLQVLAGIHPIAQTQEPYTAVGYLASRIPVQALLHLRHPEAEDPSAEHPWCAWDICEAWAEKRGYKTAKAARNDVYRAANSLLRLAVDGRLSLCFHPPGYSEQRGTWESHAETAELVVLQGRVGPAGDEEEEEEEELSSSCEEEGEEDRDADEEGEGDEDTPTSGPGSCLAARNPYSLLGEDEC; the protein is encoded by the exons ATGCCGAGGAAGAAGCCCTTCAGCGTGAAgcagaagaagaagcagctgcaggacaagCGGGAGCGGAAGCGAG ggctccaAGATGGGCTTCGCTCCAGTTCCAACAGCCGCAGCGGGAGCCGGGAGCGGCGGGAGGAGCAGACCGACACCTCGGATGGGGAATCCGTGACCCATCACATCCGCAGGCTCAACCAGCAACCATCCCAGGGGCTGGGGCCCAGAGGTTACGATCCCAACCG ATACCGGCTGCATTTTGAACGGGACAGccgggaggaggtggagaggaggaagagagcagcCAGAGAGCAAGTGTTGCAGCCTGTCAGTGCTGAAATGCTCGAGCTGGATATCCGGGAAGTCTATCAGCCTGGCTCAG TCTTGGACTTTCCCCGCCGTCCTCCTTGGAACTATGAGATGTCCAAGGAACAGCTAATGAGCCAAGAGGAGCGGAGCTTCCAGGAATACCTTGGGAAGATACATGGCGCGTATGCCTCGGAGAAGCTCAGCTACTTTGAGCACAATCTGGAG ACGTGGAGGCAGCTGTGGCGCGTGTTGGAGATGTCTGACATCGTCTTGCTCATCACTGACATCCGACATCCA GTTGTGAACTTTCCACCAGCACTTTATGAGTATGTAACTGGAGAACTTGGGCTGGCCCTGATCCTGGTCTTGAACAAGGTGGATCTGGCCCCACCGTCCCTCGTGGTTGCCTGGAAGCATTACTTTCACCAGCACTACCCCCAGCTCCACATTGTCCTGTTCACCTCCTTCCCTCGGGACACTAGAACTCCGCAGGAGCCTG TCTTGAAGAAGAACCGAAGGCGGGGGAGAGGATGGACTCGGGCGCTGGGGCCAGAGCAGCTGCTGAGAGCCTGCGAAGCCATCACTGTGGGGAAAG TGGACTTGAGCAGCTGGCGTGAGAAGATTGCTAGGGATGTGGCCGGGGCTTCCTGGGGCAACGGctctggggaggaagaagaagaggaagatgggccAGCAGTCCTGGTGGAGCAGCAGACGGACTCGGCGATGGAGCCCACGGGCCCCTCGAGGGAGCGCTACAAGGACGGGGTGGTGACCATCGGCTGTGTGG GTTTCCCCAATGTGGGGAAGTCCTCGCTGATCAACGGGCTGGTGGGGCGGAAGGTGGTGAGTGTCTCCAGGACACCAGGCCATACCCGGTACTTCCAGACTTACTTCCTCACCCCCTCCGTGAAGCTCTGTGACTGTCCAGGCCTTATCTTCCCCTCTCTGCTGCCCAGGCAGCTGCAG GTTCTGGCTGGGATCCACCCCATCGCCCAGACCCAGGAGCCCTACACCGCCGTGGGCTACCTGGCCTCCCGCATCCCCGTGCAGGCTCTGCTGCACCTGCGCCACCCAGAGGCCGAGGACCCTTCAGCTGAGCACCCCTGGTGCGCCTGGGACATCTGCGAAG CTTGGGCAGAGAAACGAGGTTATAAAACAGCCAAGGCGGCTCGTAATGATGTATACAGAGCGGCCAACAGCCTCTTGCGACTGGCAGTGGATGGCCGCCTCAGCCTGTGTTTCCACCCTCCTGGTTACAGTGAACAGAGAG GCACCTGGGAGTCCCATGCAGAGACTGCAGAGCTGGTGGTGTTGCAGGGCCGGGTGGGGCCAGcaggggatgaggaggaggaagaagaggaagagctgagcaGCTCCTgcgaggaggaaggagaggaggaccgGGATGCAgatgaagagggagaaggagatgagGACACCCCAACCTCGGGTCCTGGGTCCTGCCTGGCTGCCCGCAACCCATATTCTCTGCTGGGCGAGGACGAGTGCTGA
- the Prr3 gene encoding proline-rich protein 3 isoform X1: MPKRKKQNQQQQQQPPQHPALSDRDEPGDEEDESPIGPPSLLGPPPMANGKPGDPKSALHRGPPGSRGPMIPPLLSLPPPPRGRGPIRGGLGPRSSPYGRGWWVVNTEPPFPGPGHGGPSRESFYREPRHPRRLKSWSLVKNTYPPKNSPPVIEDKSDRPVCRHFSKKGHCRYEDHCAFYHPGVNGPPL, from the exons ATGCCCAAACGCAAGAAGcagaatcagcagcagcagcagcagccgccacAACACCCTGCACTGTCCGACCGGGACGAGCCTGGAGACGAGGAGGACGAGAGTCCCATTG GACCACCCAGCCTTCTGGGCCCTCCTCCCATGGCTAATGGAAAGCCTGGTGATCCCAAGTCAG ctcttcacagaGGTCCTCCAGGATCAAGGGGACCGATGATTCCGCCACTGCTGagtctcccacctcctccccggGGTAGAGGCCCTATTCGAGGAGGCCTTGGTCCTAGATCTAGCCCATATGGTCGTGGTTGGTGGGTTGTCAATACTGAACCTCCGTTTCCTGGGCCTGGCCATGGGGGTCCCTCTAGGGAAAGCTTTTACAGAGAGCCAAGACATCCACGAAGGCTCAAAAGCTGGTCTCTTGTCAAGAACACCTACCCACCTAAGAACAGCCCCCCAGTGATAGAAG ACAAGTCTGACCGCCCCGTCTGCCGACACTTTTCCAAGAAGGGCCACTGTCGATATGAAGACCACTGTGCCTTCTACCACCCGGGCGTCAACGGGCCGCCTCTGTGA
- the Prr3 gene encoding proline-rich protein 3 isoform X2, translating into MANGKPGDPKSALHRGPPGSRGPMIPPLLSLPPPPRGRGPIRGGLGPRSSPYGRGWWVVNTEPPFPGPGHGGPSRESFYREPRHPRRLKSWSLVKNTYPPKNSPPVIEDKSDRPVCRHFSKKGHCRYEDHCAFYHPGVNGPPL; encoded by the exons ATGGCTAATGGAAAGCCTGGTGATCCCAAGTCAG ctcttcacagaGGTCCTCCAGGATCAAGGGGACCGATGATTCCGCCACTGCTGagtctcccacctcctccccggGGTAGAGGCCCTATTCGAGGAGGCCTTGGTCCTAGATCTAGCCCATATGGTCGTGGTTGGTGGGTTGTCAATACTGAACCTCCGTTTCCTGGGCCTGGCCATGGGGGTCCCTCTAGGGAAAGCTTTTACAGAGAGCCAAGACATCCACGAAGGCTCAAAAGCTGGTCTCTTGTCAAGAACACCTACCCACCTAAGAACAGCCCCCCAGTGATAGAAG ACAAGTCTGACCGCCCCGTCTGCCGACACTTTTCCAAGAAGGGCCACTGTCGATATGAAGACCACTGTGCCTTCTACCACCCGGGCGTCAACGGGCCGCCTCTGTGA
- the Abcf1 gene encoding ATP-binding cassette sub-family F member 1 isoform X1, producing MPKGPKQQPPEPEWIGDGEGTSPADKVVKKGKKDKKTKKTFFEELAVEDKQAGEEEKTQKEKEQQQQPQPQQQQKKKRDTRKGRRKKDVDDDGEEKELMERLKKLSVPASDEEDEVPAPVPRGGKKAKGGNVFEALIQDESDMEEEEEKHAPKPAKPEKNRINKAVSEEQQPGLKSRRGKEEKSRGKAKPQNQSAAPGSEGEGGEEITEEKEPPRQGGDREKAKKAEQGDEEEREEEEGGSKASDPYAHLSKKEKKKLKKQMDYERQVESLKAANAAENDFSVSQAEVSSRQAMLENASDIKLEKFSISAHGKELFVNADLYIVAGRRYGLVGPNGKGKTTLLKHIANRALSIPPNIDVLLCEQEVVADETPAVQAVLRADTKRLKLLEEERQLQGRLEQGDDTAAERLEKVYEELRATGAAAAEAKARRILAGLGFDPEMQNRPTQKFSGGWRMRVSLARALFMEPTLLMLDEPTNHLDLNAVIWLNNYLQGWRKTLLIVSHDQGFLDDVCTDIIHLDTQRLHYYRGNYMTFKKMYQQKQKELLKQYEKQEKKLKELKAGGKSTKQAEKQTKEVLTRKQQKCRRKNQDEESQDPPELLKRPKEYTVRFTFPDPPPLSPPVLGLHGVTFGYEGQKPLFKNLDFGIDMDSRICIVGPNGVGKSTLLLLLTGKLTPTNGEMRKNHRLKIGFFNQQYAEQLHMEETPTEYLQRSFNLPYQDARKCLGRFGLESHAHTIQICKLSGGQKARVVFAELACREPDVLILDEPTNNLDIESIDALGEAINDYKGAVIVVSHDARLITETNCQLWVVEEQSVSQIDGDFDDYKREVLEALGEVMVNRPRD from the exons ATGCCGAAGGGTCCCAAGCAGCAGCCGCCCGAGCCCGAGTGGATCGGGGACGGCGAGGGCACGAGCCCCGCGG ACAAAGTGGTGAAGAAAGGCAAAAAGGACAAGAAGACCAAAAAGACG TTCTTTGAGGAGCTGGCAGTGGAAGATAAACAagcaggggaagaagagaagacgcagaaggagaaggagcagcagcagcagccgcagccgcagcag caacagaagaaaaagcGAGACACCCGAAAAGGCCGGCGGAAGAAGGATGTGGACGATGATGGCGAGGAAAAAGAGCTCATGGAGCGCCTTAAGAAGCTCTCTGTACCAGCCAGTGATGAGGAGGACGAGG TACCTGCCCCGGTACCCCGCGGAGGGAAGAAGGCCAAG GGTGGGAATGTTTTTGAGGCCCTGATTCAGGATGAGAGTgacatggaggaggaagaagaaaaacatgctCCCAAGCCGGCCAAGCCAGAGAAGAATCGTATCAATAAG gCTGTGTCTGAGGAACAGCAACCTGGACTCAAGAGCAGgcgggggaaggaggagaagtcCAGAGGAAAGGCCAAG CCTCAAAATCAGTCTGCTGCTCCAGGCAGTGAAGGGGAAGGTGGCGAAGAGATAACTGAAGAGAAGGAGCCACCCAGACAAGGGGGAGACCGAGAGAAGGCCAAGAAGGCAGAGCAG GGTGacgaggaagagagagaagaggaagaggggggatccAAGGCCAGTGACCCCTATGCCCACCttagcaaaaaggaaaagaaaaagctgaagaAACAG aTGGATTATGAACGCCAGGTGGAATCATTAAAAGCAGCTAATGCTGCAGAAAATGACTTCTCCGTGTCCCAGGCAGAGGTGTCTTCCCGCCAGGCCATGTTAGAAAATGCATCTGACATCAAG TTGGAAAAGTTCAGCATCTCAGCCCATGGCAAGGAGCTGTTTGTCAACGCTGACCTGTACATCGTCGCAGGCCGCCGCTATGGGCTGGTGGGACCCAATGG CAAAGGCAAGACCACACTTCTGAAGCACATTGCCAACCGTGCCCTGAGCATCCCCCCTAACATTGACGTGCTGCTGTGTGAGCAGG AGGTGGTGGCTGATGAGACACCCGCGGTGCAGGCTGTTCTTCGTGCGGACACCAAGCGACTGAAGTTGCTGGAGGAGGAGCGGCAGCTTCAGGGACGGCTGGAGCAGGGGGATgacacagctgctgagagactaGAGAAGGTGTACGAGGAATTGAGGGCTACTGGAGCCGCAGCTGCAGAGGCCAAGGCACGGCGGATCCTGGCCGGCCTGGGCTTTGACCCTGAGATGCAGAACCGTCCCACACAGAAGTTCTCTGGGGGTTGGCGCATGCGTGTCTCCCTGGCCAG GGCACTGTTCATGGAGCCCACGCTGCTGATGCTGGATGAGCCCACTAACCACCTGGACCTCAACGCTGTCATCTGGCTCAATAA CTACCTTCAGGGCTGGAGGAAGACGTTGCTGATCGTCTCCCACGACCAGGGCTTTCTGGACGATGTCTGCACCGACATTATCCACCTTGACACCCAGAGGCTCCATTACTACAGGGGCAATTACA TGACCTTCAAGAAGATGTaccagcagaagcagaaagaactgCTGAAGCAATACGAGAAACAGGAGAAGAAGCTGAAGGAGCTGAAGGCTGGGGGAAAGTCCACCAAGCAGGCA gaaaagcaaacaaaggaGGTCCTGACTCGGAAACAGCAGAAGTGCCGCCGGAAAAACCAGGACGAAGAGTCTCAGGACCCCCCTGAGCTCCTGAAGCGTCCCAAGGAGTACACAGTGCGCTTCACCTTCCCGGACCCTCCGCCTCTCAGCCCGCCGGTACTCGGGCTGCACG GTGTGACGTTTGGCTATGAGGGGCAGAAGCCGCTCTTTAAGAACCTGGATTTTGGCATCGACATGGACTCGCGGA ttTGTATTGTGGGCCCCAACGGTGTGGGGAAGAgcacgctgctgctgctgctgactggCAAGCTGACACCA ACCAACGGGGAAATGAGAAAGAACCATCGGCTG AAAATTGGCTTCTTTAACCAGCAGTATGCAGAGCAGCTGCACATGGAGGAAACGCCTACGGAGTACCTGCAGCGGAGCTTCAACCTGCCCTACCAGGATGCCCGGAAGTGCTTGGGCCGCTTTGGCCTGGAGAGCCACGCCCACACCATCCAGATCTGCAAACTCTCCG GTGGGCAGAAAGCCCGAGTTGTGTTTGCGGAGCTAGCCTGTCGGGAGCCTGATGTCCTCATCTTG GATGAACCAACCAATAACCTGGACATCGAGTCCATTGATGCCCTGGGGGAGGCCATCAATGACTACAAGGGAG CTGTGATCGTCGTTAGCCATGATGCCCGACTCATCACAGAAACCAATTGCCAGTTGTGGGTGGTGGAGGAGCAGAGTGTCAGTCAAATCGACGGTGACTTTGATGACTACAAGCGAGAGGTGCTGGAGGCCCTGGGTGAAGTCATGGTCAATCGACCTCGGGATTGA
- the Abcf1 gene encoding ATP-binding cassette sub-family F member 1 isoform X2, translated as MPKGPKQQPPEPEWIGDGEGTSPADKVVKKGKKDKKTKKTFFEELAVEDKQAGEEEKTQKEKEQQQQPQQQQKKKRDTRKGRRKKDVDDDGEEKELMERLKKLSVPASDEEDEVPAPVPRGGKKAKGGNVFEALIQDESDMEEEEEKHAPKPAKPEKNRINKAVSEEQQPGLKSRRGKEEKSRGKAKPQNQSAAPGSEGEGGEEITEEKEPPRQGGDREKAKKAEQGDEEEREEEEGGSKASDPYAHLSKKEKKKLKKQMDYERQVESLKAANAAENDFSVSQAEVSSRQAMLENASDIKLEKFSISAHGKELFVNADLYIVAGRRYGLVGPNGKGKTTLLKHIANRALSIPPNIDVLLCEQEVVADETPAVQAVLRADTKRLKLLEEERQLQGRLEQGDDTAAERLEKVYEELRATGAAAAEAKARRILAGLGFDPEMQNRPTQKFSGGWRMRVSLARALFMEPTLLMLDEPTNHLDLNAVIWLNNYLQGWRKTLLIVSHDQGFLDDVCTDIIHLDTQRLHYYRGNYMTFKKMYQQKQKELLKQYEKQEKKLKELKAGGKSTKQAEKQTKEVLTRKQQKCRRKNQDEESQDPPELLKRPKEYTVRFTFPDPPPLSPPVLGLHGVTFGYEGQKPLFKNLDFGIDMDSRICIVGPNGVGKSTLLLLLTGKLTPTNGEMRKNHRLKIGFFNQQYAEQLHMEETPTEYLQRSFNLPYQDARKCLGRFGLESHAHTIQICKLSGGQKARVVFAELACREPDVLILDEPTNNLDIESIDALGEAINDYKGAVIVVSHDARLITETNCQLWVVEEQSVSQIDGDFDDYKREVLEALGEVMVNRPRD; from the exons ATGCCGAAGGGTCCCAAGCAGCAGCCGCCCGAGCCCGAGTGGATCGGGGACGGCGAGGGCACGAGCCCCGCGG ACAAAGTGGTGAAGAAAGGCAAAAAGGACAAGAAGACCAAAAAGACG TTCTTTGAGGAGCTGGCAGTGGAAGATAAACAagcaggggaagaagagaagacgcagaaggagaaggagcagcagcagcagccgcag cagcaacagaagaaaaagcGAGACACCCGAAAAGGCCGGCGGAAGAAGGATGTGGACGATGATGGCGAGGAAAAAGAGCTCATGGAGCGCCTTAAGAAGCTCTCTGTACCAGCCAGTGATGAGGAGGACGAGG TACCTGCCCCGGTACCCCGCGGAGGGAAGAAGGCCAAG GGTGGGAATGTTTTTGAGGCCCTGATTCAGGATGAGAGTgacatggaggaggaagaagaaaaacatgctCCCAAGCCGGCCAAGCCAGAGAAGAATCGTATCAATAAG gCTGTGTCTGAGGAACAGCAACCTGGACTCAAGAGCAGgcgggggaaggaggagaagtcCAGAGGAAAGGCCAAG CCTCAAAATCAGTCTGCTGCTCCAGGCAGTGAAGGGGAAGGTGGCGAAGAGATAACTGAAGAGAAGGAGCCACCCAGACAAGGGGGAGACCGAGAGAAGGCCAAGAAGGCAGAGCAG GGTGacgaggaagagagagaagaggaagaggggggatccAAGGCCAGTGACCCCTATGCCCACCttagcaaaaaggaaaagaaaaagctgaagaAACAG aTGGATTATGAACGCCAGGTGGAATCATTAAAAGCAGCTAATGCTGCAGAAAATGACTTCTCCGTGTCCCAGGCAGAGGTGTCTTCCCGCCAGGCCATGTTAGAAAATGCATCTGACATCAAG TTGGAAAAGTTCAGCATCTCAGCCCATGGCAAGGAGCTGTTTGTCAACGCTGACCTGTACATCGTCGCAGGCCGCCGCTATGGGCTGGTGGGACCCAATGG CAAAGGCAAGACCACACTTCTGAAGCACATTGCCAACCGTGCCCTGAGCATCCCCCCTAACATTGACGTGCTGCTGTGTGAGCAGG AGGTGGTGGCTGATGAGACACCCGCGGTGCAGGCTGTTCTTCGTGCGGACACCAAGCGACTGAAGTTGCTGGAGGAGGAGCGGCAGCTTCAGGGACGGCTGGAGCAGGGGGATgacacagctgctgagagactaGAGAAGGTGTACGAGGAATTGAGGGCTACTGGAGCCGCAGCTGCAGAGGCCAAGGCACGGCGGATCCTGGCCGGCCTGGGCTTTGACCCTGAGATGCAGAACCGTCCCACACAGAAGTTCTCTGGGGGTTGGCGCATGCGTGTCTCCCTGGCCAG GGCACTGTTCATGGAGCCCACGCTGCTGATGCTGGATGAGCCCACTAACCACCTGGACCTCAACGCTGTCATCTGGCTCAATAA CTACCTTCAGGGCTGGAGGAAGACGTTGCTGATCGTCTCCCACGACCAGGGCTTTCTGGACGATGTCTGCACCGACATTATCCACCTTGACACCCAGAGGCTCCATTACTACAGGGGCAATTACA TGACCTTCAAGAAGATGTaccagcagaagcagaaagaactgCTGAAGCAATACGAGAAACAGGAGAAGAAGCTGAAGGAGCTGAAGGCTGGGGGAAAGTCCACCAAGCAGGCA gaaaagcaaacaaaggaGGTCCTGACTCGGAAACAGCAGAAGTGCCGCCGGAAAAACCAGGACGAAGAGTCTCAGGACCCCCCTGAGCTCCTGAAGCGTCCCAAGGAGTACACAGTGCGCTTCACCTTCCCGGACCCTCCGCCTCTCAGCCCGCCGGTACTCGGGCTGCACG GTGTGACGTTTGGCTATGAGGGGCAGAAGCCGCTCTTTAAGAACCTGGATTTTGGCATCGACATGGACTCGCGGA ttTGTATTGTGGGCCCCAACGGTGTGGGGAAGAgcacgctgctgctgctgctgactggCAAGCTGACACCA ACCAACGGGGAAATGAGAAAGAACCATCGGCTG AAAATTGGCTTCTTTAACCAGCAGTATGCAGAGCAGCTGCACATGGAGGAAACGCCTACGGAGTACCTGCAGCGGAGCTTCAACCTGCCCTACCAGGATGCCCGGAAGTGCTTGGGCCGCTTTGGCCTGGAGAGCCACGCCCACACCATCCAGATCTGCAAACTCTCCG GTGGGCAGAAAGCCCGAGTTGTGTTTGCGGAGCTAGCCTGTCGGGAGCCTGATGTCCTCATCTTG GATGAACCAACCAATAACCTGGACATCGAGTCCATTGATGCCCTGGGGGAGGCCATCAATGACTACAAGGGAG CTGTGATCGTCGTTAGCCATGATGCCCGACTCATCACAGAAACCAATTGCCAGTTGTGGGTGGTGGAGGAGCAGAGTGTCAGTCAAATCGACGGTGACTTTGATGACTACAAGCGAGAGGTGCTGGAGGCCCTGGGTGAAGTCATGGTCAATCGACCTCGGGATTGA
- the Abcf1 gene encoding ATP-binding cassette sub-family F member 1 isoform X3, producing MERLKKLSVPASDEEDEVPAPVPRGGKKAKGGNVFEALIQDESDMEEEEEKHAPKPAKPEKNRINKAVSEEQQPGLKSRRGKEEKSRGKAKPQNQSAAPGSEGEGGEEITEEKEPPRQGGDREKAKKAEQGDEEEREEEEGGSKASDPYAHLSKKEKKKLKKQMDYERQVESLKAANAAENDFSVSQAEVSSRQAMLENASDIKLEKFSISAHGKELFVNADLYIVAGRRYGLVGPNGKGKTTLLKHIANRALSIPPNIDVLLCEQEVVADETPAVQAVLRADTKRLKLLEEERQLQGRLEQGDDTAAERLEKVYEELRATGAAAAEAKARRILAGLGFDPEMQNRPTQKFSGGWRMRVSLARALFMEPTLLMLDEPTNHLDLNAVIWLNNYLQGWRKTLLIVSHDQGFLDDVCTDIIHLDTQRLHYYRGNYMTFKKMYQQKQKELLKQYEKQEKKLKELKAGGKSTKQAEKQTKEVLTRKQQKCRRKNQDEESQDPPELLKRPKEYTVRFTFPDPPPLSPPVLGLHGVTFGYEGQKPLFKNLDFGIDMDSRICIVGPNGVGKSTLLLLLTGKLTPTNGEMRKNHRLKIGFFNQQYAEQLHMEETPTEYLQRSFNLPYQDARKCLGRFGLESHAHTIQICKLSGGQKARVVFAELACREPDVLILDEPTNNLDIESIDALGEAINDYKGAVIVVSHDARLITETNCQLWVVEEQSVSQIDGDFDDYKREVLEALGEVMVNRPRD from the exons ATGGAGCGCCTTAAGAAGCTCTCTGTACCAGCCAGTGATGAGGAGGACGAGG TACCTGCCCCGGTACCCCGCGGAGGGAAGAAGGCCAAG GGTGGGAATGTTTTTGAGGCCCTGATTCAGGATGAGAGTgacatggaggaggaagaagaaaaacatgctCCCAAGCCGGCCAAGCCAGAGAAGAATCGTATCAATAAG gCTGTGTCTGAGGAACAGCAACCTGGACTCAAGAGCAGgcgggggaaggaggagaagtcCAGAGGAAAGGCCAAG CCTCAAAATCAGTCTGCTGCTCCAGGCAGTGAAGGGGAAGGTGGCGAAGAGATAACTGAAGAGAAGGAGCCACCCAGACAAGGGGGAGACCGAGAGAAGGCCAAGAAGGCAGAGCAG GGTGacgaggaagagagagaagaggaagaggggggatccAAGGCCAGTGACCCCTATGCCCACCttagcaaaaaggaaaagaaaaagctgaagaAACAG aTGGATTATGAACGCCAGGTGGAATCATTAAAAGCAGCTAATGCTGCAGAAAATGACTTCTCCGTGTCCCAGGCAGAGGTGTCTTCCCGCCAGGCCATGTTAGAAAATGCATCTGACATCAAG TTGGAAAAGTTCAGCATCTCAGCCCATGGCAAGGAGCTGTTTGTCAACGCTGACCTGTACATCGTCGCAGGCCGCCGCTATGGGCTGGTGGGACCCAATGG CAAAGGCAAGACCACACTTCTGAAGCACATTGCCAACCGTGCCCTGAGCATCCCCCCTAACATTGACGTGCTGCTGTGTGAGCAGG AGGTGGTGGCTGATGAGACACCCGCGGTGCAGGCTGTTCTTCGTGCGGACACCAAGCGACTGAAGTTGCTGGAGGAGGAGCGGCAGCTTCAGGGACGGCTGGAGCAGGGGGATgacacagctgctgagagactaGAGAAGGTGTACGAGGAATTGAGGGCTACTGGAGCCGCAGCTGCAGAGGCCAAGGCACGGCGGATCCTGGCCGGCCTGGGCTTTGACCCTGAGATGCAGAACCGTCCCACACAGAAGTTCTCTGGGGGTTGGCGCATGCGTGTCTCCCTGGCCAG GGCACTGTTCATGGAGCCCACGCTGCTGATGCTGGATGAGCCCACTAACCACCTGGACCTCAACGCTGTCATCTGGCTCAATAA CTACCTTCAGGGCTGGAGGAAGACGTTGCTGATCGTCTCCCACGACCAGGGCTTTCTGGACGATGTCTGCACCGACATTATCCACCTTGACACCCAGAGGCTCCATTACTACAGGGGCAATTACA TGACCTTCAAGAAGATGTaccagcagaagcagaaagaactgCTGAAGCAATACGAGAAACAGGAGAAGAAGCTGAAGGAGCTGAAGGCTGGGGGAAAGTCCACCAAGCAGGCA gaaaagcaaacaaaggaGGTCCTGACTCGGAAACAGCAGAAGTGCCGCCGGAAAAACCAGGACGAAGAGTCTCAGGACCCCCCTGAGCTCCTGAAGCGTCCCAAGGAGTACACAGTGCGCTTCACCTTCCCGGACCCTCCGCCTCTCAGCCCGCCGGTACTCGGGCTGCACG GTGTGACGTTTGGCTATGAGGGGCAGAAGCCGCTCTTTAAGAACCTGGATTTTGGCATCGACATGGACTCGCGGA ttTGTATTGTGGGCCCCAACGGTGTGGGGAAGAgcacgctgctgctgctgctgactggCAAGCTGACACCA ACCAACGGGGAAATGAGAAAGAACCATCGGCTG AAAATTGGCTTCTTTAACCAGCAGTATGCAGAGCAGCTGCACATGGAGGAAACGCCTACGGAGTACCTGCAGCGGAGCTTCAACCTGCCCTACCAGGATGCCCGGAAGTGCTTGGGCCGCTTTGGCCTGGAGAGCCACGCCCACACCATCCAGATCTGCAAACTCTCCG GTGGGCAGAAAGCCCGAGTTGTGTTTGCGGAGCTAGCCTGTCGGGAGCCTGATGTCCTCATCTTG GATGAACCAACCAATAACCTGGACATCGAGTCCATTGATGCCCTGGGGGAGGCCATCAATGACTACAAGGGAG CTGTGATCGTCGTTAGCCATGATGCCCGACTCATCACAGAAACCAATTGCCAGTTGTGGGTGGTGGAGGAGCAGAGTGTCAGTCAAATCGACGGTGACTTTGATGACTACAAGCGAGAGGTGCTGGAGGCCCTGGGTGAAGTCATGGTCAATCGACCTCGGGATTGA